The genomic segment CCGCCGTCGCGGCCGCCCTCGGGGACGCCGACGTCGACACCGCCGTGGACCGCGCGCTCGACCAGCTGCCCGAGCACTCGGAGATCGGCAGGAACGCCCGGCACGCCGTGCAGGCGGCCCGCGCCCAGCCGGCGGAGGACGGCGCCTTCGCCCTCGTACCGTTCCTGGAGCACCAGATCGTCGACCACGTCTACAGCTACGGCATCGCGGCCGCCGAGACCGTGCCGGTCGCCCTCGCCCTGGCGACCGCCGCGCGCGGCCGCATCGCCGAGGCGGTGCCCGCCGCCGCCTGTCTGTCCCGCGTCGCGGACTCCGCGCCCGCGCTTGCCGGGGCGCTGACCGGCGTCCTGGGCACGGCGGCCGCGATCCCCGCCGCCTGGCGCGACGCCTGCCGCACCCTGTCGGGCTGCGCGCTCCCCCGGCTCGCCGGCACCGACCTGGTGGAACTCGCCGGGCGCCTGACAGCCACGGAACAGGCCCCCGCCGGTGGACAATCCCGACATGACGTCTGTGACGACTCAAACAGCCACGAAAGCACCGACGGACACGACGAAGCCCGCGGCGCGCCCTGAACCCGCACTGTCCGACCGCATCACCGGCTGCCTCGTCGGCGCCGCCGTCGGCGACGCGCTCGGCGGCCCCGTCGAGGGGTACGCGCCCGAGCAGATCGCCGAGCGGCACGGCGGCCGCTTGACCGGCGTCGTCGGCCCCTGGAACGGCGACAGCTGGCGCACCGCCCGGCCGATCGCGCCGTATCACAAGGGCGACGGGCACGTCACCGACGACACCCTGATGACCCACGCGCTGGTCCGCGTGTACGCCACCGTCCGCGATCACCTCGACGCCTACGCCGTGGCCGACCACCTGGTCCCCGACCTGATGACGACCCCGCGCTGGATCCCGGAGCTGGAGGCCGACGCGCTCCTCCTGCACCGGATCTTCCTCGCCGAGAAGTGGCTCGTGGCCCGCCTGCACTACGGCCACGTCGACCCGCGGGAGGCCGGTACCGGGAACATCGTCAACTGCGGTGCGGCGATGTACATGGCGCCGGTCGGCCTCGTCAACGCGGCCGACCCGAGGAGCGCGTACGCCGAGGCCCTCGACATCGCGGGCGCCCACCAGTCGTCGTACGGCAGAGAGGCGGCCGGTGTCTTCGCGGCGGCGGTCGCGGCGGCCTGTACGCCGGGCGCCACCGCGGAGTCGGTGGTCGACGCGTGCCTCGCCCTGGCCAAGGACGGCACACGCGCCGCGATCGAGGCGGTGACCGAAGTCGCCGCACGGCACCGGGACTTCGAGACGGCGCTCGCCCCCATCCGTGCCGCGGTCGCCCCCTTCGACACGGTCGGGCCCGACTACCGCGCCCCGTCCCTCGGCGCCCGCCGCCCCTCCCGGCTGCACGCCATCGAGGAGCTCCCCGTCGCCCTCGGCATGCTCCTGGTCGGCGGCGCCGACTACCGCCGCACCGTGCTCGGGTCCGTCAACTACGGCCGCGACTGCGACTCCATCGCGACGATGGCCGGTGCGATCGTGGGCGCGCTGCACGGCGAGAACGCGGTGCCCGACGACTGGTCCACGCAGGTCGCCGGGGCCAGCCGCCTCGACCTGCGCGCACCGGCGGCGGCCCTGACGGAGGTGGCGCGGGAGATCTTCGTCCGTGACACCGGGCGGCGCCGCGCCCACGAGGCGGCGTTCGCGGCCCTGACGGGCGGCACTCCGTCCGGGGCGATGGACGCTGCTCCCGCCCGGACCGCACGGTGATCCGCCTGACCTGGGTCCAGCCGGAGGACCTCGTCGGCCACGAGCTGCGCCAGGCCGAGCTGGAGGGGCGCGACGTGGCGGCGGTGCGGTGCCGCTGGCTGACGGCGGGCGGCGAGACGGCCCCGGCGACGGCGGGCGCGTCCCCGGCCCCGGCCCCGGCCCGCCTCCGGCTCCTCGCCGAGCGGCTCCTGGACGAGCTGCGGCCTCCCCCGTGGCACGGCGGGCCGAACCTTCCCGCGCCGGACCCCGACTCCGACCCCGGCCGCGCGGCCGGACTGCGCGACCGGCTGCACGCCGCCTGGCTCGGCAGGGCCGCCGGCTGCGTCCTCGGCAAGCCGGTGGAGAAGCTCCCCCTCGACGGCATCCGGAGCCTCGCGAAGGCGACCGGCAACTGGCCGCTCACCACCTGGTTCACGGAGCGCGGCGTCCCGCCGAAGCTCAGGGCGGCGTACCCCTGGAACCGCCGCTCCGCCGCGACCTCCCTCGCCGAGAACATCGACGGCATGCCCGAGGACGACGACCTCAACTTCCCGCTCCTGAACCTGGTCCTGCTCCAGCGCCACGGCAAGGGCTTCACCACCGACGACGTGGCGCGGCTCTGGCTGGACGAACTCCCCGCGGGCCGCACCTTCACCGCCGAACGCGTCGCCTACCGCAACCTCCTCCAGGGCATCGAACCCCCGCACACCGCCACCCACCGCAATCCGTTCCGCGAGTGGATCGGCGCCCTGATCCGCGCCGACGTGCACGGCTGGACCAACCCGGGGGCGCCCGCGGCGGCCGCCGGACAGGCCCGCCGCGACGCCGTCCTCAGCCACACGGAGAACGGCGTGTACGGCGCCATGTTCACCGCGGCCACGATCGCGGCGGCAGCGGGCGGCCACGCCGACGTCCACGCCTGTCTGGACGCGGGCCTCTCCGTCGTACCACCCGAGTCGCGCCTGGCCCGCGCGGTCCGTCACGCCATTCGACTCGCCCACGACACACCGGACTTCGACGACGTCGTGGACGACCTCCACGCACGCCACGGCACCCACCACTGGGTCCACGTCGTCCCCAACGCCGCCCTGCTCGCCGCCGCGCTCACCCACGCCGACGGCGACTTCACCGGCGCCATCACCCGTGCGGTGTCCGGCGGCTGGGACACCGACTCCAACGGCGCGACCGCGGGCTCCGTAGCCGGACTGCTCGCCGGCCGCGCCGACGCGCTCCCCGACCGGTGGACGGCGCCCCTCAAGAACCGGCTCGCCACCTCCGTGGGCGACTTCAACGGCATCGGCTTCGACGCCCTGGCCGACCTCACCACCGAACTCTCCACCCGGGAGGCACCCCCCTCATGACCCGCACGCCCCACATCGCCGTCCTCGGCAGCGCCAACATGGATCTCGTCGCGTACGTCGCCAAGGCCCCGCGGCGCGGCGAGACCGTGACGGGCCGCGAGTTCCGCACCGTCCCCGGCGGCAAGGGCGCCAACCAGGCCGTCGCTGCGGCCCGCGCGGGCGCCACCGTCTCGATGATCGGCGCCGTCGGGAACGACGCGTACGGCACACAGCTCAGGGCCGCCCTCGAACACTCCGGCATCGAGACCGACTCCCTGCGCACCGTCGAGACACCCACCGGCACCGCGCACATCGTCGTCGACGACGAGGGCGGCAACGCGATCGTCGTCGTGCCCGGCGCGAACGGCACCGTCACCTGCCTCACCCCCGGCGACGAGGGCCTGATCGCCTCCGCCGACGCGCTCCTTCTCCAGCTGGAGGTGCCGCTCGAAGGGGTGCTCGCCGCCGCGGAGGCCGCCCGGCGCCACGACGTCCGCACGATCCTCACCCCGGCCCCGGCGCAGCCCCTGCCGCCCGAACTCCTCGCCGCCGTCGACCTGTTGCTCCCCAACGAGCACGAGGCCGCCACCCTCACCGGTATCGCCGACGACCCGCACGCCGCCGCCCGCGCCCTGCTCTCCCAGGTGCCCGAGGTCGTCATCACCCTCGGCTCGCGCGGCAGCCTGTACGCGTCGCGCGACGCCGAACCCGTGACGGTGCCCGCCCGGCAGGTCGCCGCGGTCGACACCACAGGCGCGGGCGACACCTTCGCGGGCACGCTCGCCGTGGCGCTCGCGGAGGGCAACTCGGTGGCCGACGCGCTCGGTTGGGCGTCGTCGGCGGCGGCGCTCTCCGTGCAGCGACCGGGTGCGTCGGCCTCCATGCCGTACCGCAAGGAGATCGACGAGGAGGCGGGCACCACGTCATGACCCCTCCCGGAACAGCCCTCAAGACAGCCCCCGCCCCCCTCACCGGCCTCCGCGTCCTCGACCTCGCCACGCTCTTCGCGGGCCCCCTCGCCGCCACGATGCTCGGCGACTTCGGTGCGGAGGTCATCAAGGTCGAACACCCCACGCGCCCCGACCCCTCGCGCGGCCACGGCCCCGCCAAGGACGGCGTCGGCCTGTGGTGGAAGCTCCTCGGCCGCAACAAGCGCACGACGACCCTTGACCTGTCGAAGCCGGGCGGCCGCGCCACCCTCCTGCGCCTGGCCGCCACCAGTGACGTGATCATCGAGAACTTCCGCCCCGGCACGCTGGAGAAGTGGGACCTGGGCTGGGAGGAGCTGAGCGCGGCCAACCCGCGCCTCGTCCTCGCCCGCGTCACGGGGTTCGGCCAGTTCGGCCCGTACGCGCGCCGCCCCGGCTTCGGCACGCTCGCCGAGGCGATGAGCGGCTTCGCCGCGATCACCGGGGAGCCGGACGGGCCGCCGACCCTGCCACCGTTCGGCCTCGCCGACTCGATCGCGGGCCTGGCGACGGCGTACGCGGTGATGACGGCCCTCGCGGCACGCGACCGCACGGGCGAGGGCCAGGTGGTCGACATGGCGATCATCGAGCCGATCCTCACGGTCCTCGGCCCGCAGCCGCTCTGGTACGACCAACTGGGCCACGTACAGCCCCGCACCGGCAACCGCTCCACCAACAACGCGCCGCGCAACACCTACCGCACGGCGGACGACAAGTGGGTCGCCGTCTCCACGTCGGCGCAGTCGATCGCGGAACGGCTCATGCGTCTGGTCGGCCGGCCCGAACTGATCGCCGAGCCGTGGTTCGCGACGGGCGCGGAGCGGGCCCGGCACGCGGACGTCCTGGACGGGGCGGTCGGCGCGTGGATCGCGCAGCACAGCCGCGCCGAGGTGATCGAGGCCTTCGAGAAGGCGGAGGCGGCGGTCGCCCCGATCCAGGACGTACGCGACGTCATGACCGACCCGCAATACGCGGCCCTCGACACCCTCACGACGGTCGACGACCCGGAACTCGGCCCCCTGCGCATGCAGAACGTCCTCTTCCGCCTCTCCGCGACCCCGGGCGCCATCCACTGGGCGGGCCGCCCCCACGGCGCCGACACGGACACGGTCCTCACGGAACTGGGCCTGACGACGGACGAGATCACCGCTCTCCGCAAGGAAGGCACCCTGTGACCGCCCCTCCCCCGTTGACCTGGCTCTATGCCCCCGGCGACCGGCCCGACGTCATCGCCAAGGCCCTCCGCGCGGGAGCCGACGCCGTCATCGTCGACCTGGAGGACGCCGTCGCCCCCGACCGCAAGGAGTACGCGCGAGCCGCGGCGGTCGAGCTCCTCTCCGTGCCCCAGCCGCTGCCCGTCCACGTACGCGTGAACGCCCTGGACGGGCCCCTCGCCGAGGACGATCTGCGGGCCGTCGCCCCGCTGCCGGGCGTGGCCGGGCTGCGGCTGCCCAAGGTGACCACGCGCGCCGAGGTCATCCGCGTCGCCGAACGCGCCGTCCCCGCCGACGGCGGCGCCCCCGCGCTGCACGCCCTCGTCGAGTCCGCGCTAGGCCTCGAACACGCCTTCGCCATCGCCACCGCGCACCCCGCCCTGCGCGGCATCTCCCTCGGCGAAGCCGACCTCCGCGCCGACCTGGGCGTACGCGACGACGCGGGGCTCGACTGGGCCCGTTCCCGCGTCGTGGTCGCCGCGCGGGCGGCAGGACTCGCACCGCCCGCGCAGTCGGTCCACCCGGACATCCGCGACCTGGCGGGACTCGCCGCGTCCTGCGCCCGGGGCCGCACCCTCGGCTTCCTGGGGCGCGCGGCCATCCACCCCCGCCAGCTCCCCGTGATCGAACGGGCCTACCTCCCCACCCCCGCGGAGATCGAGCGGGCGGAGGAGATCACCGAGGCGGCGGCGACGGACGAGGGCGCCCTGGCCCTGCCCGACGGCCGCTTCGTGGACAAGGCGGTGGTGGAGGGGGCGCGGAGGGTCCTGGCGCTGGCCCGCAGGAGGTGACCGTGCGTGGAGCGCCGGGGAACGCGAGGGGGCGCCGGATCACGTGATCCGGCGCCCCCTCGGCATACGACCGACGAACGTCAGCTCTTCTTGGCCGACCCGGCTTCCTTGTCGGAGGCGACGGCCTTGGCATCCACCTTCGAGGCGTCGGCCTTCGTGGCGTCTGCCGTCGAAGCACCGGCCTCGGAGGTCTTGTCCTCGGACTTCGTGAGCTTCGGCGAGCCGGCGCC from the Streptomyces venezuelae genome contains:
- the rbsK gene encoding ribokinase; this encodes MTRTPHIAVLGSANMDLVAYVAKAPRRGETVTGREFRTVPGGKGANQAVAAARAGATVSMIGAVGNDAYGTQLRAALEHSGIETDSLRTVETPTGTAHIVVDDEGGNAIVVVPGANGTVTCLTPGDEGLIASADALLLQLEVPLEGVLAAAEAARRHDVRTILTPAPAQPLPPELLAAVDLLLPNEHEAATLTGIADDPHAAARALLSQVPEVVITLGSRGSLYASRDAEPVTVPARQVAAVDTTGAGDTFAGTLAVALAEGNSVADALGWASSAAALSVQRPGASASMPYRKEIDEEAGTTS
- a CDS encoding CaiB/BaiF CoA transferase family protein, translated to MTPPGTALKTAPAPLTGLRVLDLATLFAGPLAATMLGDFGAEVIKVEHPTRPDPSRGHGPAKDGVGLWWKLLGRNKRTTTLDLSKPGGRATLLRLAATSDVIIENFRPGTLEKWDLGWEELSAANPRLVLARVTGFGQFGPYARRPGFGTLAEAMSGFAAITGEPDGPPTLPPFGLADSIAGLATAYAVMTALAARDRTGEGQVVDMAIIEPILTVLGPQPLWYDQLGHVQPRTGNRSTNNAPRNTYRTADDKWVAVSTSAQSIAERLMRLVGRPELIAEPWFATGAERARHADVLDGAVGAWIAQHSRAEVIEAFEKAEAAVAPIQDVRDVMTDPQYAALDTLTTVDDPELGPLRMQNVLFRLSATPGAIHWAGRPHGADTDTVLTELGLTTDEITALRKEGTL
- a CDS encoding HpcH/HpaI aldolase/citrate lyase family protein — its product is MTAPPPLTWLYAPGDRPDVIAKALRAGADAVIVDLEDAVAPDRKEYARAAAVELLSVPQPLPVHVRVNALDGPLAEDDLRAVAPLPGVAGLRLPKVTTRAEVIRVAERAVPADGGAPALHALVESALGLEHAFAIATAHPALRGISLGEADLRADLGVRDDAGLDWARSRVVVAARAAGLAPPAQSVHPDIRDLAGLAASCARGRTLGFLGRAAIHPRQLPVIERAYLPTPAEIERAEEITEAAATDEGALALPDGRFVDKAVVEGARRVLALARRR
- a CDS encoding ADP-ribosylglycohydrolase family protein, producing MIRLTWVQPEDLVGHELRQAELEGRDVAAVRCRWLTAGGETAPATAGASPAPAPARLRLLAERLLDELRPPPWHGGPNLPAPDPDSDPGRAAGLRDRLHAAWLGRAAGCVLGKPVEKLPLDGIRSLAKATGNWPLTTWFTERGVPPKLRAAYPWNRRSAATSLAENIDGMPEDDDLNFPLLNLVLLQRHGKGFTTDDVARLWLDELPAGRTFTAERVAYRNLLQGIEPPHTATHRNPFREWIGALIRADVHGWTNPGAPAAAAGQARRDAVLSHTENGVYGAMFTAATIAAAAGGHADVHACLDAGLSVVPPESRLARAVRHAIRLAHDTPDFDDVVDDLHARHGTHHWVHVVPNAALLAAALTHADGDFTGAITRAVSGGWDTDSNGATAGSVAGLLAGRADALPDRWTAPLKNRLATSVGDFNGIGFDALADLTTELSTREAPPS
- a CDS encoding ADP-ribosylglycohydrolase family protein, coding for MTSVTTQTATKAPTDTTKPAARPEPALSDRITGCLVGAAVGDALGGPVEGYAPEQIAERHGGRLTGVVGPWNGDSWRTARPIAPYHKGDGHVTDDTLMTHALVRVYATVRDHLDAYAVADHLVPDLMTTPRWIPELEADALLLHRIFLAEKWLVARLHYGHVDPREAGTGNIVNCGAAMYMAPVGLVNAADPRSAYAEALDIAGAHQSSYGREAAGVFAAAVAAACTPGATAESVVDACLALAKDGTRAAIEAVTEVAARHRDFETALAPIRAAVAPFDTVGPDYRAPSLGARRPSRLHAIEELPVALGMLLVGGADYRRTVLGSVNYGRDCDSIATMAGAIVGALHGENAVPDDWSTQVAGASRLDLRAPAAALTEVAREIFVRDTGRRRAHEAAFAALTGGTPSGAMDAAPARTAR